In one Cupriavidus taiwanensis genomic region, the following are encoded:
- the atpG gene encoding F0F1 ATP synthase subunit gamma produces the protein MAGTKEIRTKIKSVQNTRKITKAMEMVAASKMRKAQERMRNARPYAEKVRNIAAHLASANPEFKHPFMQEREVKRVGMIVVTTDKGLCGGLNTNVLRAVTNELKSLQGRGVGVQATAIGSKGMQFLSRIGAKVASNVVQLGDTPHLEKLIGAIKVQLDAFTNGEVDAVYLAYTKFINTMKQEPMVEQLLPLAADKLSQTEEEKRAYSWDYIYEPDAQTVVEELLVRYVEALVYQAVAENMASEQSARMVAMKAASDNAKNVIGELQLDYNKTRQAAITKELSEIVSGAAAV, from the coding sequence ATGGCCGGAACGAAAGAAATTCGAACCAAGATCAAGAGCGTGCAGAACACGCGCAAGATCACCAAGGCGATGGAGATGGTCGCCGCATCCAAGATGCGCAAGGCGCAGGAGCGGATGCGCAATGCCCGTCCCTACGCCGAGAAAGTGCGCAACATCGCGGCGCACCTGGCTTCGGCCAACCCCGAGTTCAAGCACCCGTTCATGCAGGAGCGCGAAGTCAAGCGCGTTGGCATGATCGTGGTGACGACCGACAAGGGGCTGTGCGGCGGTCTGAACACGAACGTGCTGCGTGCGGTGACCAACGAGCTGAAGAGCCTGCAAGGCCGCGGCGTGGGTGTGCAAGCCACTGCCATCGGCAGCAAGGGCATGCAGTTCCTGAGCCGCATCGGCGCCAAGGTGGCCTCGAATGTGGTGCAGCTCGGCGACACCCCGCACCTGGAAAAGCTGATCGGCGCGATCAAGGTCCAGCTCGATGCATTCACCAACGGTGAAGTCGACGCGGTGTACCTGGCGTACACCAAGTTCATCAACACGATGAAGCAGGAACCGATGGTTGAGCAGCTTCTGCCGCTCGCCGCCGACAAGCTGTCGCAGACGGAAGAAGAGAAGCGCGCCTATTCGTGGGACTACATCTACGAGCCTGACGCGCAGACCGTGGTGGAAGAGCTGTTGGTCCGCTACGTCGAGGCGCTGGTGTACCAGGCCGTGGCCGAGAACATGGCGTCCGAGCAGTCGGCACGCATGGTGGCCATGAAGGCGGCATCCGACAACGCGAAGAACGTGATCGGCGAACTGCAGCTGGACTACAACAAGACCCGGCAGGCAGCGATCACCAAGGAACTGTCGGAGATCGTCAGCGGCGCGGCAGCGGTCTGA
- a CDS encoding F0F1 ATP synthase subunit B produces MNLNATFFAQMVVFFILWWVVAKFIWPPLVKALDERATKIADGLAAAEKGKAELELANKRVDQAMAEARTEGAQRVADAEKRAQLTADEIKQNAQAEAARIIAQAKADADQQVTRAREELRDQVAVLAVKGAEQILKREVNAQVHSDLLNQLKAEL; encoded by the coding sequence ATGAATCTGAACGCAACGTTTTTTGCGCAGATGGTCGTGTTCTTCATCCTGTGGTGGGTTGTTGCCAAATTCATTTGGCCGCCGCTGGTGAAGGCGCTCGACGAACGCGCAACGAAGATCGCCGATGGCCTCGCCGCTGCCGAGAAGGGCAAGGCCGAGCTTGAACTCGCCAACAAGCGTGTGGACCAGGCCATGGCCGAAGCCCGCACCGAAGGCGCTCAACGCGTCGCTGACGCCGAGAAGCGCGCTCAGCTGACGGCCGACGAGATCAAGCAGAACGCCCAGGCAGAAGCCGCACGCATCATTGCCCAGGCCAAGGCCGATGCTGATCAGCAGGTTACCCGTGCTCGCGAAGAACTGCGCGACCAGGTTGCCGTGCTGGCCGTCAAGGGTGCCGAGCAGATCCTCAAGCGTGAAGTGAACGCGCAGGTCCACAGCGACCTGCTCAATCAACTCAAGGCTGAGCTCTAA
- the atpA gene encoding F0F1 ATP synthase subunit alpha: MQLNPSEISELIKTRISGLGAEAEVRNTGTVISVTDGICRVHGLSGVMQGEMLEFPGNTFGLALNLERDSVGAVVLGDYEHISEGDTVKCTGRILEVPVGKELLGRVVNTLGQPIDGKGPINAKETDVIEKVAPGVIARQSVSQPVQTGLKSIDSMVPIGRGQRELIIGDRQTGKTAVAVDAIINQKGKGMYCVYVAIGQKASTIANVVRKLEEHGAMEYTVVVAAAASDSAAMQYLAAYAGCTMGEYFRDRGEDALIVYDDLTKQAWAYRQVSLLLRRPPGREAYPGDVFYLHSRLLERAARVNEDYVEKFTNGAVKGKTGSLTALPIIETQAGDVSAFVPTNVISITDGQIFLETDLFNAGIRPAINAGISVSRVGGAAQTKVVKNLSGGIRTDLAQYRELAAFAQFASDLDDATRKQLERGRRVTELLKQAQYQPQQVWQLAASLFAANNGFLDNVEVKDILPFEKGLHDHLKTKYADLVNRIEDTKVLSKEDEPALRAAIEDFRKSAAF, translated from the coding sequence ATGCAACTGAACCCCTCAGAAATCAGCGAGCTGATCAAGACCCGCATCTCGGGCCTTGGCGCCGAAGCTGAAGTGCGCAACACCGGCACGGTGATCTCCGTGACCGACGGTATCTGCCGCGTGCATGGCCTGTCTGGCGTGATGCAGGGCGAGATGCTGGAATTCCCCGGCAACACCTTCGGCCTCGCGCTGAACCTCGAGCGCGACTCGGTCGGCGCCGTGGTGCTGGGCGACTACGAACACATTTCCGAAGGCGACACGGTCAAGTGCACCGGCCGCATTCTGGAAGTGCCCGTTGGCAAGGAACTGCTGGGCCGCGTGGTGAACACGCTGGGCCAGCCGATCGACGGCAAGGGTCCGATCAACGCGAAGGAAACCGACGTGATCGAGAAGGTCGCGCCGGGCGTGATCGCGCGTCAGTCGGTGAGCCAGCCGGTGCAGACCGGCCTGAAGTCGATCGACTCCATGGTGCCGATCGGCCGTGGCCAGCGTGAGCTGATCATTGGCGACCGCCAGACCGGCAAGACTGCCGTGGCCGTCGACGCGATCATCAACCAGAAGGGCAAGGGCATGTACTGCGTGTACGTCGCCATTGGCCAGAAGGCTTCGACGATCGCCAACGTGGTGCGCAAGCTGGAAGAGCACGGCGCGATGGAATACACCGTCGTCGTGGCCGCCGCCGCTTCGGACTCGGCCGCCATGCAGTACCTGGCCGCCTACGCCGGCTGCACCATGGGTGAGTACTTCCGCGACCGCGGCGAAGACGCGCTGATCGTTTATGACGACCTGACCAAGCAAGCCTGGGCCTATCGCCAGGTGTCGCTGCTGCTGCGCCGCCCGCCGGGCCGCGAAGCCTACCCGGGCGATGTGTTCTACCTGCACTCGCGCCTGCTGGAGCGTGCTGCCCGCGTGAACGAAGACTATGTCGAGAAGTTCACCAACGGCGCCGTCAAGGGCAAGACCGGTTCGCTGACCGCGCTGCCGATTATCGAAACGCAGGCCGGCGACGTGTCCGCGTTCGTGCCGACCAACGTGATCTCGATCACGGACGGCCAGATCTTCCTGGAAACCGACCTGTTCAACGCCGGTATTCGTCCCGCCATCAACGCCGGTATCTCGGTGTCGCGCGTGGGTGGTGCTGCACAGACCAAGGTGGTGAAGAACCTGTCCGGCGGTATCCGTACCGACCTGGCACAGTACCGTGAACTGGCAGCGTTCGCGCAGTTTGCTTCGGACCTGGACGACGCCACCCGCAAGCAGCTCGAGCGCGGCCGCCGCGTGACCGAACTGCTCAAGCAGGCCCAGTACCAGCCGCAGCAGGTGTGGCAGCTGGCTGCGTCGCTGTTCGCCGCCAACAATGGCTTCCTCGACAACGTGGAAGTGAAGGACATTCTGCCGTTCGAGAAGGGCCTGCACGACCATCTGAAGACCAAGTACGCCGACCTCGTCAACCGTATCGAAGACACCAAGGTGCTGTCGAAGGAAGACGAGCCCGCCCTGCGTGCCGCGATCGAGGATTTCAGGAAGTCCGCCGCGTTCTAA
- the hemE gene encoding uroporphyrinogen decarboxylase, producing MTMTALQNDTFLRALRRQQTEYTPLWLMRQAGRYLPEYNATRARAGSFLGLAKNPAYATEVTLQPLDRYPLDAAILFSDILTVPDAMGLGLSFAQGEGPRFAHPLRTEADVHKLAVPDMVSLQYVFDAVREIRRALVQDGRQRVPLIGFSGSPWTLACYMVEGGGSDDFRTVKAMMYGRPDLMHRILEINAQAVTAYLNAQIEAGAQAVMIFDTWGGALADGMYQAFSLAYMRRVLAGLKREHAGQQVPAIVFTKGGGLWLEALADTGADAIGLDWTVNLTEARRRTGGRVALQGNIDPTVLFAPEAAIRAQVRGVLDSYAAGGGSDGHVFNLGHGISQFTPPESVSVLVDEVHRHSRQLRAAGK from the coding sequence ATGACCATGACCGCACTGCAGAACGATACCTTCCTGCGCGCGCTGCGCCGCCAGCAGACCGAATACACGCCGCTGTGGCTGATGCGCCAGGCAGGCCGCTACCTGCCCGAGTACAACGCCACGCGCGCGCGCGCCGGCAGCTTCCTTGGGCTGGCCAAGAACCCGGCCTACGCCACCGAGGTGACACTGCAGCCGCTGGACCGCTATCCGCTGGACGCGGCCATTCTCTTCTCGGACATCCTGACGGTGCCGGATGCGATGGGCCTGGGCCTGTCGTTCGCGCAGGGCGAAGGCCCGCGCTTCGCCCATCCGCTGCGCACCGAGGCCGACGTGCACAAGCTGGCCGTGCCCGACATGGTGTCGCTGCAGTACGTGTTTGACGCCGTGCGCGAGATTCGCCGTGCGCTGGTGCAGGACGGCCGCCAGCGCGTGCCGCTGATCGGTTTCTCGGGCAGCCCCTGGACCCTGGCCTGCTACATGGTCGAGGGCGGCGGCTCGGATGATTTCCGCACGGTCAAGGCGATGATGTACGGCCGCCCCGACCTGATGCACCGCATCCTCGAAATCAATGCGCAGGCGGTCACGGCGTACCTGAACGCGCAGATCGAGGCGGGCGCCCAAGCCGTGATGATTTTCGACACGTGGGGCGGGGCGCTGGCCGACGGCATGTACCAGGCGTTCTCGCTGGCCTACATGCGGCGCGTGCTGGCCGGCCTGAAGCGCGAGCACGCCGGACAGCAAGTGCCGGCGATCGTCTTCACCAAGGGCGGCGGGCTGTGGCTGGAAGCGCTGGCCGACACCGGCGCCGATGCCATCGGGCTGGACTGGACCGTCAACCTGACCGAGGCGCGCCGGCGCACCGGCGGCCGCGTGGCACTGCAGGGCAATATCGACCCGACCGTCCTGTTTGCGCCCGAGGCCGCGATCCGTGCGCAGGTGCGTGGCGTGCTGGACAGCTATGCCGCCGGCGGCGGCAGCGACGGCCATGTCTTCAACCTCGGCCACGGGATTTCACAGTTCACGCCGCCGGAGAGCGTCTCCGTGCTGGTCGACGAAGTGCACCGGCACAGCCGCCAGCTGCGCGCAGCAGGGAAGTGA
- a CDS encoding IS110 family transposase: MSVISVVGIDVAKAHVDVCVLGANRDTQQFANDAEGHSALAATLQPLGIGLVVMEATGGYEAALVCALQAAGQPVAVINPRQARDFAKSMGRLAKTDTIDARMLAELASVLVQREDLARFLRPLADAQQQWLAALVTRRRQLLTMLNAERQRLQITPAGLHPSIEAIVAAIKAQLDDVEAQMVGHMREHFGELDRLLQSASGIGPVASATLIAELPELGRLSRREIAALVGVAPMANDSGSSRGRRRILGGRFEIRRVLYMATLTATRHNPAIKAFYQRLTAAGKLPKVALVACMRKLLTVLNAMVRTSTPWGKSLHRT, from the coding sequence ATGTCTGTTATCTCAGTTGTTGGTATTGACGTTGCGAAGGCACACGTCGATGTCTGTGTACTGGGCGCCAATCGCGATACCCAGCAGTTTGCCAACGATGCCGAGGGCCATTCGGCACTGGCCGCGACCTTGCAGCCGCTGGGGATTGGCCTGGTGGTGATGGAGGCCACCGGCGGCTACGAGGCGGCACTGGTCTGTGCGCTGCAGGCGGCAGGCCAACCTGTGGCGGTGATCAACCCGCGCCAGGCCCGCGATTTCGCCAAATCCATGGGGCGCCTCGCAAAGACCGACACCATCGATGCGCGCATGCTCGCCGAACTGGCCTCGGTACTGGTGCAACGCGAAGACCTTGCGCGCTTCCTGCGCCCGCTGGCCGACGCCCAGCAGCAGTGGCTGGCGGCCCTGGTTACGCGCCGGCGCCAACTGCTGACCATGTTGAACGCCGAACGCCAGCGGCTGCAGATCACGCCGGCCGGGCTGCACCCGAGCATCGAGGCCATCGTGGCGGCCATCAAGGCCCAACTGGACGACGTGGAGGCGCAGATGGTGGGCCACATGCGTGAGCACTTTGGGGAACTAGATCGGCTGTTGCAGTCGGCCAGCGGCATCGGCCCGGTGGCCAGCGCCACGCTGATTGCCGAATTGCCTGAGCTCGGGCGGCTCAGCCGGCGCGAGATCGCGGCCCTGGTAGGTGTGGCGCCCATGGCCAATGACTCGGGCAGCAGCAGGGGGCGGCGCCGGATTCTGGGAGGGCGCTTCGAGATCCGGCGGGTACTGTACATGGCCACGCTCACCGCAACCCGGCACAACCCCGCCATCAAAGCCTTCTACCAGCGCCTGACAGCCGCCGGCAAGCTGCCCAAGGTGGCGTTAGTGGCCTGCATGCGCAAGTTACTGACCGTGCTCAACGCCATGGTCAGAACCAGCACCCCTTGGGGCAAATCGCTTCACCGAACTTGA
- the atpD gene encoding F0F1 ATP synthase subunit beta — protein sequence MSIGNIVQCIGAVVDIEFPRDAMPKVYDALVLEDSGETSFAEKGLTFEVQQQLGDGVVRTIALGSSDGLRRGMPVKNTEAPISVPVGQGTLGRIMDVLGRPIDEAGPIASEERRAIHQKAPKFDELSPSTDLLETGIKVIDLICPFAKGGKVGLFGGAGVGKTVNMMELINNIAKQHSGLSVFAGVGERTREGNDFYHEMKESNVLDKVAMVFGQMNEPPGNRLRVALSGLTMAEKFRDEGRDILFFVDNIYRYTLAGTEVSALLGRMPSAVGYQPTLAEEMGKLQERITSTKTGSITSIQAVYVPADDLTDPSPATTFLHLDSTLVLSRDIAALGIYPAVDPLDSTSRQMDPQVVGQEHYSVARAVQQTLQRYKELRDIIAILGMDELSPEDKMAVNRARKIQRFLSQPFHVAEVFTGSPGKYVPLKETIRGFKMLVDGECDHLPEQAFYMVGSIDEAFEKAKKLQ from the coding sequence ATGAGTATCGGAAATATTGTGCAGTGCATCGGCGCCGTGGTGGACATCGAGTTCCCGCGCGACGCGATGCCGAAGGTGTACGACGCGCTGGTGCTGGAAGACAGCGGCGAAACGTCGTTCGCCGAAAAGGGCCTGACGTTCGAAGTCCAGCAGCAGCTGGGCGACGGCGTGGTGCGTACCATTGCCCTCGGTTCGTCGGACGGCCTGCGCCGCGGCATGCCCGTGAAGAACACCGAAGCGCCGATCTCGGTGCCGGTGGGTCAGGGCACGCTGGGCCGCATCATGGACGTGCTGGGTCGCCCCATTGACGAAGCTGGCCCGATCGCTTCGGAAGAGCGCCGCGCGATTCACCAGAAGGCGCCGAAGTTCGACGAACTGTCGCCTTCGACCGACCTGCTCGAAACCGGCATCAAGGTGATCGACCTGATCTGCCCGTTCGCCAAGGGCGGCAAGGTGGGCCTGTTCGGTGGTGCCGGCGTGGGCAAGACCGTCAACATGATGGAGCTCATCAACAACATCGCCAAGCAGCACAGCGGTCTGTCGGTGTTCGCCGGCGTGGGCGAGCGTACCCGTGAAGGGAACGACTTCTACCACGAAATGAAGGAATCCAACGTGCTCGACAAGGTGGCCATGGTGTTCGGCCAGATGAACGAGCCGCCGGGCAACCGTCTGCGCGTGGCACTTTCCGGCCTGACCATGGCCGAGAAGTTCCGCGACGAAGGCCGCGACATCCTGTTCTTCGTCGACAACATCTACCGCTACACGCTGGCTGGTACCGAAGTGTCGGCACTGCTGGGCCGTATGCCTTCCGCCGTGGGCTACCAGCCGACGCTGGCTGAAGAAATGGGCAAGCTGCAGGAGCGTATTACGTCGACCAAGACCGGCTCGATCACCTCGATCCAGGCCGTCTACGTGCCTGCGGATGACTTGACCGACCCGTCGCCGGCAACCACCTTCCTGCACCTGGACTCGACCCTGGTGCTGTCGCGTGACATCGCCGCTCTCGGTATCTACCCCGCAGTGGACCCGCTCGACTCGACCTCGCGCCAGATGGATCCGCAGGTTGTGGGCCAGGAGCACTACAGCGTCGCGCGCGCCGTGCAGCAGACGCTGCAGCGCTACAAGGAACTGCGCGACATCATCGCGATTCTGGGCATGGACGAACTGTCGCCGGAAGACAAGATGGCCGTGAACCGCGCGCGTAAGATCCAGCGTTTCCTGTCGCAGCCGTTCCACGTGGCCGAAGTGTTCACGGGTTCGCCGGGCAAGTACGTGCCGCTGAAGGAAACCATCCGCGGCTTCAAGATGCTGGTCGACGGCGAGTGCGATCACCTGCCCGAGCAGGCGTTCTACATGGTCGGCTCGATCGACGAAGCCTTCGAGAAGGCCAAGAAGCTCCAGTAA
- a CDS encoding F0F1 ATP synthase subunit delta — protein sequence MAETATIARPYAEALFRVASESSAGNLGAWSELVSEMGQVAANADMKAVADDPNVPGDKLAELFLSVLKSPVSDEARRFVKLLVENGRLTVMPDIAEQFHALKNAREGSSDVEIISAFPLEDGQLNDLVAALERKFGRKLYAQVAVDPSLIGGVSVKVGDEVLDTSVRARLAAMQTALTAA from the coding sequence ATGGCTGAAACCGCAACCATTGCCCGTCCCTACGCTGAGGCGCTGTTCCGCGTCGCCAGTGAATCGAGCGCAGGCAACCTGGGTGCATGGTCCGAGCTGGTGTCGGAAATGGGGCAAGTTGCCGCCAATGCCGACATGAAGGCGGTCGCCGACGATCCGAACGTTCCCGGCGACAAGCTGGCCGAACTGTTCCTGTCGGTGCTGAAGTCCCCGGTCAGCGATGAGGCACGCCGCTTCGTCAAGCTGCTGGTGGAAAACGGCCGCCTGACGGTGATGCCCGACATCGCCGAACAGTTCCATGCGCTCAAGAACGCCCGCGAAGGGTCGTCCGACGTTGAGATCATCAGCGCATTCCCGCTGGAAGATGGTCAGCTGAACGACCTGGTCGCCGCACTCGAACGCAAGTTCGGCCGCAAGCTGTACGCGCAGGTGGCGGTGGACCCGTCCCTGATCGGCGGCGTCAGCGTCAAGGTTGGCGACGAAGTGCTCGACACCTCCGTGCGTGCGCGCCTGGCAGCCATGCAAACCGCGCTGACCGCCGCCTGA
- a CDS encoding F0F1 ATP synthase subunit epsilon has product MATILVDVVSAEASIFSGQAKFVALPGESGELGILPGHTPLITRIQPGAVRIEKEDGSDEFVFVAGGILEVQPKHVTVLADTAIRGGDLDEAKAQEAKRAAEELMQNQSSDLDLARAQSELAVAAAQLAAIARLRRKK; this is encoded by the coding sequence ATGGCAACCATTCTTGTAGACGTCGTCAGCGCGGAAGCGTCGATCTTCTCCGGCCAGGCGAAGTTCGTGGCGCTGCCGGGCGAGTCGGGTGAGCTGGGCATCCTGCCCGGGCACACGCCGCTGATCACGCGCATCCAGCCGGGTGCGGTGCGCATCGAGAAGGAAGACGGCAGCGACGAGTTCGTGTTCGTTGCCGGCGGCATTCTCGAAGTGCAGCCCAAGCACGTCACCGTGCTGGCCGACACCGCGATCCGCGGTGGCGACCTGGACGAAGCCAAGGCCCAGGAAGCCAAGCGCGCCGCCGAGGAGCTGATGCAGAACCAGAGCAGCGACCTCGACCTGGCCCGCGCCCAGAGCGAACTGGCCGTGGCCGCCGCGCAACTGGCAGCGATTGCCCGTCTGCGTCGGAAGAAGTAA
- a CDS encoding alpha/beta hydrolase, whose product MAIDPQLLAYYRRLAERYATEPVPADVPAQRARFAEIAATSLRPDPEGVVVQRLEVELAGRSLEARLFRPPDVATPRLLVYFHGGGWVIGSTQTHHTVAALLAADTGCAVASVDYRLAPEHAFPAPCEDAAEAVVWLAGQRQALGLAPDFLAVAGDSAGGHLAAQAAQQLNAGDALRVDAQLLIYPVAAPVLSTESYRAFADGPGLTRDEMAWFWTQFIGAEALAQGAAHVDPRVHLMAAPPMRPPATVLMVAAHDVLRDDGLAYADFLVRHDAPVITIEASGMTHGFARLQPEADRAREWMRRAASAFTGMIDDV is encoded by the coding sequence ATGGCCATCGATCCGCAACTGCTCGCCTATTACCGCCGCCTGGCCGAACGCTATGCCACCGAGCCGGTACCGGCCGATGTCCCGGCGCAGCGCGCCCGCTTCGCCGAGATTGCCGCCACCTCGTTGCGGCCGGATCCGGAGGGCGTGGTCGTGCAGAGGCTCGAAGTGGAACTGGCCGGCCGCTCGCTCGAGGCACGGCTGTTCCGCCCGCCCGACGTGGCCACGCCGCGGCTGCTGGTGTACTTCCACGGCGGTGGCTGGGTGATTGGTTCTACCCAGACGCATCACACCGTCGCGGCCTTGCTCGCGGCGGATACCGGGTGCGCCGTCGCCAGTGTCGATTACCGGCTGGCACCGGAACACGCCTTCCCGGCGCCTTGCGAAGATGCCGCCGAAGCCGTTGTATGGCTCGCCGGCCAGCGCCAGGCGCTGGGTCTGGCGCCTGATTTCCTGGCGGTGGCCGGCGACAGCGCCGGCGGCCATCTCGCGGCGCAGGCCGCGCAGCAGCTCAATGCCGGCGACGCGCTGCGGGTCGACGCCCAGCTGCTGATCTATCCGGTCGCGGCGCCGGTGCTCAGCACCGAAAGCTACCGCGCCTTCGCCGATGGTCCGGGCCTGACGCGTGACGAGATGGCCTGGTTCTGGACCCAGTTCATCGGCGCCGAGGCGCTGGCGCAGGGCGCTGCCCACGTCGATCCGCGCGTGCACCTGATGGCCGCGCCGCCGATGCGGCCGCCGGCGACGGTGCTGATGGTGGCGGCGCACGATGTGCTGCGCGACGACGGCCTGGCCTATGCCGACTTCCTGGTGCGCCACGATGCCCCCGTCATCACCATCGAGGCCAGCGGCATGACCCACGGCTTCGCGCGGCTGCAGCCCGAGGCGGACCGGGCACGGGAATGGATGCGTCGCGCCGCGTCGGCGTTCACCGGGATGATCGACGACGTCTGA
- a CDS encoding CoA-binding protein produces MPPEMQQAIQAMLAMKTVAVVGLSDRPERPSHEVAGFLQGHGFRIVPVNPRHAGERILGETCHATLREAADAADAAGAPIAWVDIFRRAEDTPAVVDEAIAIGARGVWLQLGIVNDQAVRRATEAGLLAVQDCCSKIELTRQLEGA; encoded by the coding sequence ATGCCGCCTGAGATGCAGCAAGCCATACAAGCCATGCTGGCGATGAAGACCGTAGCCGTGGTCGGCCTGTCCGACCGGCCGGAACGGCCCAGCCATGAAGTCGCCGGATTCCTGCAGGGCCACGGCTTCCGCATCGTGCCGGTCAATCCGCGCCATGCCGGCGAACGCATCCTGGGCGAGACCTGCCACGCCACGTTGCGCGAGGCCGCCGATGCCGCCGACGCGGCCGGCGCACCCATCGCATGGGTCGATATCTTCCGCCGCGCCGAAGACACCCCGGCTGTGGTCGACGAAGCCATCGCCATCGGTGCGCGCGGCGTCTGGCTGCAGCTTGGCATCGTCAACGACCAGGCGGTGCGCCGTGCCACCGAGGCGGGGCTGCTGGCGGTGCAGGATTGCTGCAGCAAGATTGAACTGACACGCCAGCTTGAAGGCGCCTGA
- the atpE gene encoding F0F1 ATP synthase subunit C, with protein MQEFLANIQGLTAIGIGIIIGLGAIGACLGIALMGGKYIEACARQPELMNPLQTKMFLLAGLIDAAFLIGVGVAMLFAFANPLLAVIK; from the coding sequence ATGCAAGAATTTCTCGCCAACATCCAGGGTCTGACCGCCATCGGTATCGGTATCATCATCGGCCTGGGCGCTATCGGCGCCTGCCTGGGTATCGCCCTGATGGGTGGCAAGTACATCGAAGCCTGCGCACGTCAGCCTGAACTGATGAACCCGCTGCAAACCAAGATGTTCCTGCTGGCTGGCCTGATCGACGCGGCATTCCTGATCGGCGTGGGTGTTGCGATGCTGTTCGCCTTCGCCAACCCGCTGCTGGCTGTCATCAAGTAA